Genomic segment of Steroidobacter denitrificans:
AACCATCGCGCAGCTGGGCTACCAGCCTCATGCGCTGAACGATACCGACCGCGTCCGCCTGCAACAGCAGGAACATCGCAATGCGCTCAAGCGCCTGGCCGTCGCCGGCTTCGGCATGATGCAAGTCATGATGTTCGCAGTGTCGGTCTACGCCGCCGATCTCACCGGCGAAGTCATGGACGCAAGCCTGCTGCATTTTTTCCGCATCATCAGCCTGTTGATCTCCACACCGGTGATGTTCTATGCCGGTGCGCCGATTTTCGCGGGTGCCTGGAGCAGTCTGCGGCTGCGCACCGTCGGCATGGATGTCCCGGTAAGCATCGCACTGGTTCTCGCCTATGCAGCCAGCGTCTGGAACACGCTGCAAAACCACGGTGAGGTGTACTTCGATTCCGTCACGATGTTCGTGTTCTTCCTGACCCTCGGGCGCTTCGTGCAAATGAGTGCGCGGCATCGCACCACCGATATCACCGACGCGCTGGCACGCCAACTGCCGCCGTTCGCGCACCGCATATACGAGAACACCGTACAGGATGTACCGGCATCCAGCCTGAGTCGCGGTGACGTGGTCCTGGTGCGCAGCGGAGAAATTCTACCCGTGGATGGTGAGCTCATCGATGCGCAGGCGTATCTCGATGAGGCCATGCTGACCGGAGAATCCATGCCGGTGCTGCGCCGCGCCGGCGAGCAGCTCACGGCGGGCACGCTGAACGTGCAGGATCCGATCCGGATCCGGGCCACACAAATCGCCTCCGGCACGGTCATGTCGCATATCGTAGCGCTGCTGCGACGCGCACAAGCGCAGAAGCCGGCCATCTCCCGGGCAGCGGACGCCGCGGCGGCGCGCTTCCTGCGCTATGTGCTGCTGGGCGCCGGCCTGACCTGCGCCGCATGGCTGGCGATCGATCCGTCGCGCGCATTCGAGGCAACCCTTGCCGTCCTGGTGGTCGCCTGTCCCTGCGCATTCGCGATCGCCACACCCGCAGCCATGTCCGCCGCGACGGCACAACTGGCGCGCCGCGGTCTGCTGGTCACCCGGCCCGATGCGCTGGAAGCGTTGGCGAATATCGATATCGTCGTATTCGACAAGACAGGCACGCTGACCTCGGCCGAGCTGAAACTCACCGAGTGTACGACGACGGGTACCCTGGACGAATACACCTGCCGGCAGATCGCGGCCTCGCTGGAGCAGGCCTCGGAGCATCCCCTGGCGCGGGCGTTTTCCGGTATCGCACCGCTTGGCGAGGCGCGCGAGCTTCGCTGCGTGGCCGGAGCAGGCGTCGAGGGCATCGTGCAAGGACGCCACTATCGCATCGGTTCGCCCCGGTTCATTGAACAGCTGCGCTCGGCACCCTCCTCACAAAAGGATCTGTACCGCCCGGAAGACGGCACAGATCCGCTGGCCAGACCGGATGCCCCCGGCGAAAATCCCGCCGGGAAACCCGCGGCTACGACGCTGTGGCTGGGCGATGAGCAGCAGATACTCGCCCGCTTCCAACTGCACGACGCCGTGCGCCCCGATGCGGCAGAAAGCGTCGCTGCCCTGCACGAGGCCGGCATCGACAGCCGGATCCTCAGCGGCGATGGCGAAGCTGCCGTGGCTTCGGTCGCCGCAAGCTGCGGCATTACCGAATTCAGCGCTCGCTGTTCGCCGGCCGACAAACTGGCGGCCGTCCAGGCCATGCAGGCTGAAGGACGACGCGTCGCGATGATGGGCGACGGCGTCAACGATGCACCCGTGCTGGCGGCGGCGGACGTGTCGCTGGCCATGGGCCGCGGTGCCGCGCTGGCCCATGCCGGTGCAGACATGCTGTTGATAGGCGAGCGCATGCGGGCCTTGCCGGAAGCGGTGGCACTATCGCGCAAGACACTACGGATCGCCCGCCAGAATCTGTTGTGGGCGGCGACGTACAATCTGGGCTCACTGCCGCTGGCGGCGCTGGGATTCATTCCGCCGTGGCTCGCCGCCCTGGGCATGTCGCTCAGCTCCATCGGCGTGGTACTCAATGCCCTGCGCCTGCTTCCCTCTAAAACCACGAGCCGCTCGGGATCCGGTACGGGCCTCGAATGGTCCGGCACCCACACGCGCGACGTTCCCGCCGGCGCCGCCGGTGCGGATTCCGCGGCATCAGCGACCTCCGCGCCATGAACATCCTGTATGTCATGATTCCCTTGAGTCTGGTGCTGGTCGTGGCCGCCGGCTGGGCATTTTTCTGGGCGGTCGGCAGCGGCCAGTTCGACGACCTGGAATCGCCGGCCTGGGAGGTGCTGCGCGAACCCTCCGATACCGGCACCACCGATGTCTCCGCCGGCGAACAAACGGCAGAGATATCCGCTGCGGCCGACGCGGATCGTGTCCGGACGGGTGCCCGCAAACGGGTACCGGACGACACGCTCGCCGGTTGAATCAATGTTGATTTGACATCATGACGTCCATGCGTTTCCACTCCATGGCCGGCCGGCGCTGACCGCCGTGCGGATACCTTCATGAGCCTGGACACGAGCGGCATGATCAGCTTGTGGGCGGCATTGATCGCCGGGCTATCGGGCAGCGCACATTGTTTTGCGATGTGCGGCGGGCTGGCCGGAGCGCTGGGCATGCGCGCTCGTGCCGCCTCCCCCGGACGCAGCGCCGGGTTGAATGCCTTGGCGTATCATCTGGGCCGCATCGGCGGATACATGCTCGCGGGTGCCTTGTGCGGCGCGTTCGGTGCAGGCTTGCAATCGGCGCTGGATCTGACACGGCTAGCGGTGAGCCTGCGTATCGCCAGCGGTGTACTGCTGATACTGGTGGCGATACGCCTTCTGTCCGCTCGAAACCTGCTGGCCTGGCTGGACGGGCTGGGAGCGCGATTCTGGCGCCGGCTGCAACCGGCGGCGCACCGGGCAGCGCGTTCGAGTGGCCTGGGCTCGGCCCTGGCCCTAGGGTTGATGTGGGGCTGGCTGCCATGCGGCCTGGTGTATTCCATGCTGCTATTCGCGGCGCTGAGCGGCACTGCCCTGCATGGCGCGACGATCATGGCCGCCTTCGGCGCCGGCACCTTACCGTCGATGCTGGGCAGCACGCTGCTCGCCTCACGCCTGCAAGCCTGGGTGTCGAAACGATGGCCGCGAGTGGTCAGCGGTACCGTATTGCTGATATTCGGCATGTGGATGGCGCTTGCCGCCATCGACCATGGAGGACATGGCCACGGCGGACAAGAAGGCCATGCGCCGGACAACGGACATGCGCATCCCCTTGCGCACGACCCCGTAGATGCGGCGGGACATC
This window contains:
- a CDS encoding heavy metal translocating P-type ATPase, giving the protein MPGIFAGGMENALALIDVTGTDVTGIGDESTRSPARRRDEDSCVSATAATSCFHCGEPLGGSTLTAHIGADVRPVCCNGCLAVAELIAGTGLGDFYRFRKTPSARPAEMTEDVWAGFAHPDVAAQFVRHANGRDSVILILDGLRCSACGWLVEQILRRTPGVHEASANTTTGRAHIVWDPARANLADIMRTIAQLGYQPHALNDTDRVRLQQQEHRNALKRLAVAGFGMMQVMMFAVSVYAADLTGEVMDASLLHFFRIISLLISTPVMFYAGAPIFAGAWSSLRLRTVGMDVPVSIALVLAYAASVWNTLQNHGEVYFDSVTMFVFFLTLGRFVQMSARHRTTDITDALARQLPPFAHRIYENTVQDVPASSLSRGDVVLVRSGEILPVDGELIDAQAYLDEAMLTGESMPVLRRAGEQLTAGTLNVQDPIRIRATQIASGTVMSHIVALLRRAQAQKPAISRAADAAAARFLRYVLLGAGLTCAAWLAIDPSRAFEATLAVLVVACPCAFAIATPAAMSAATAQLARRGLLVTRPDALEALANIDIVVFDKTGTLTSAELKLTECTTTGTLDEYTCRQIAASLEQASEHPLARAFSGIAPLGEARELRCVAGAGVEGIVQGRHYRIGSPRFIEQLRSAPSSQKDLYRPEDGTDPLARPDAPGENPAGKPAATTLWLGDEQQILARFQLHDAVRPDAAESVAALHEAGIDSRILSGDGEAAVASVAASCGITEFSARCSPADKLAAVQAMQAEGRRVAMMGDGVNDAPVLAAADVSLAMGRGAALAHAGADMLLIGERMRALPEAVALSRKTLRIARQNLLWAATYNLGSLPLAALGFIPPWLAALGMSLSSIGVVLNALRLLPSKTTSRSGSGTGLEWSGTHTRDVPAGAAGADSAASATSAP
- the ccoS gene encoding cbb3-type cytochrome oxidase assembly protein CcoS; protein product: MNILYVMIPLSLVLVVAAGWAFFWAVGSGQFDDLESPAWEVLREPSDTGTTDVSAGEQTAEISAAADADRVRTGARKRVPDDTLAG
- a CDS encoding sulfite exporter TauE/SafE family protein → MSLDTSGMISLWAALIAGLSGSAHCFAMCGGLAGALGMRARAASPGRSAGLNALAYHLGRIGGYMLAGALCGAFGAGLQSALDLTRLAVSLRIASGVLLILVAIRLLSARNLLAWLDGLGARFWRRLQPAAHRAARSSGLGSALALGLMWGWLPCGLVYSMLLFAALSGTALHGATIMAAFGAGTLPSMLGSTLLASRLQAWVSKRWPRVVSGTVLLIFGMWMALAAIDHGGHGHGGQEGHAPDNGHAHPLAHDPVDAAGHPH